A genomic region of Papaver somniferum cultivar HN1 chromosome 7, ASM357369v1, whole genome shotgun sequence contains the following coding sequences:
- the LOC113297215 gene encoding autophagy-related protein 9-like, which yields MMSSGHKGVHALKHNILNWQWKRESSLNQELLIDVAPEIELSDYRRLPSSGSESPSDLLNGEGLNVEPIADLDLFFDRLYKYYCENGLQCIIIKWIVELLSLGFTICFSGVFLLFVDWNGLRNAKCGIEAVESGIKPCDLAKEAFHQHPLTPFTFTKGVILGYLGIFSGYWIFTFVRFCYQLKDILEIRRFYYNSLQVTDREVQTMPWATILEKVVQIQRSQQLCVVKDLSTHDIIMRIMRKENYLIGMLNKGILAFPISQWVPGSGPAVSSAESGIRGRRNCLMLPKTLEWTFNWCILQSMFDRNFRLQSDFISNPTSLRRRLMLIGIAMLLLSPFSIIFMVVFHFLRHAEQFYNHPSIASSRRWSNLSRWIFREFNEVDHLFKHRMNSSVIHADEYLKQFPSPIISIIAKFVSFVSGGFAAILIIIAILDESLLEGHIYGRNLLWYAAVFGTVTAISRAAIMEDLQVRNPEGAMSLVVQHTHHMPKRWRGKENSDVVRTEFETLFQYTGMMLLEEMASIFLTPFLLIFVVPQRVEDILQFISNFTVDVEGVGHVCSLSVFDFERHGNSNYGAPYNTPQTQRSSQGKLEKSFLSFHSSYPTWEPDAAGKQFLSTLRSFRDQNLPGRTRQEFRYPRNWQLNLDLRNQGNMGGIPITGYQLGSLWIVDSDQNSHPYLLDWYYTSRFPRTLNDSEDIPPPPPTEMERDRDIWRPYNQAGTQAGPRFEQNWGFHLDEERARSPMEASTSTPSFRESVLQHHNTGHLERPVENHWWARNDPNSGGGTQASFLEPPVFNHQMLDNIHKNYSDRSSEEQEQRLDWRNSQLLSRTTCIEEDVAGADEDFNLPFNDIYYTEETKMKSQHQNHETV from the exons ATGATGTCCAGTGGACACAAAGGAGTACATGCCCTCAAACACAACATTCTTAATTGGCAATGGAAAAGAGAATCATCGTTAAACCAAGAACTTCTCATTGACGTGGCTCCTGAGATCGAGTTGTCTGACTACCGGAGGCTGCCAAGTTCTGGGAGTGAGAGTCCTTCCGACCTTCTTAACGGGGAAGGCTTGAATGTGGAACCAATTGCTGATCTGGATCTCTTCTTTGACAGACTTTATAAATACTACTGTGAGAACGGACTTCAGTGCATCATAATCAAGTGGATAGTCGAACTTCTTAGCTTGGGGTTCACCATATGTTTTTCTGGTGTATTCCTTTTATTTGTCGATTGGAATGGTCTTCGCAACGCGAAGTGTGGGATAGAGGCAGTTGAATCTGGGATTAAACCCTGTGATTTGGCCAAAGAGGCCTTTCATCAACACCCATTAACTCCTTTCACATTTACCAAAGGGGTCATTTTGGGGTATCTAGGAATATTTTCCGGATACTGGATCTTTACGTTTGTGAGATTTTGTTATCAATTAAAAGATATCTTGGAGATTCGGCGCTTCTATTATAATAG TCTGCAAGTTACTGATCGTGAAGTTCAAACAATGCCATGGGCCACCATTCTTGAAAAGGTTGTTCAGATACAAAGGTCACAACAACTCTGTGTTGTAAAAGATCTCTCTACACATGATATAATCATGCGAATAATGCGCAAGGAGAACTACTTGATTGGGATGCTCAATAAAGGCATTCTTGCTTTCCCAATCTCTCAGTGGGTACCGGGATCTGGTCCTGCAGTCAGCTCTGCTGAGTCTGGCATACGTGGAAGAAGAAATTGTTTAATGTTGCCTAAGACTCTTGAATGGACATTTAATTGGTGTATATTGCAGAGCATGTTTGACAG AAATTTTCGCCTGCAGAGTGACTTCATTTCCAATCCTACATCATTAAGAAGGAGGCTTATGTTAATCGGGATAGCGATGCTTCTCCTTTCTCCCTTTAGTATCATCTTTATGGTGGTATTTCACTTTTTGAGGCATGCTGAACAGTTCTATAATCATCCAAGTATAGCATCATCTCGAAGATGGTCCAACTTATCAAGGTGGATCTTTAGGGAATTCAACGAG GTCGACCATTTATTCAAGCATCGAATGAACAGCAGCGTAATTCATGCAGACGAATATCTGAAGCAATTTCCATCTCCAATTATTAGCATCATTGCGAAATTTGTCTCTTTTGTTTCTGGGGGCTTCGCTGCTATTCTTATcataattgcaatacttgatgaatctctacttGAAGGGCAT ATATATGGTCGTAACCTATTATGGTATGCTGCTGTTTTTGGAACTGTGACCGCTATTAGCCGGGCAGCCATCATGGAGGACCTTCAGGTCCGTAACCCAGAAGGGGCGATGTCTTTAGTCGTGCAGCACACGCACCATATGCCAAAGAGGTGGCGCGGTAAAGAAAATTCGGATGTGGTTCGGACAGAATTTGAAACCTTATTTCAG TATACTGGGATGATGTTATTGGAGGAGATGGCCTCAATTTTTCTCACGCCATTTTTACTTATCTTTGTCGTACCACAG CGCGTGGAAGACATTTTGCAGTTCATTTCAAATTTCACAGTGGATGTTGAAGGCGTGGGTCATGTTTGCAG CTTAAGTGTCTTCGATTTTGAAAGGCATGGAAATAGCAACTATGGTGCACCATACAATACACCGCAAACCCAGAGGAGCTCCCAGGGGAAGTTGGAAAAGTCATTCTTGAG CTTCCACAGCAGTTACCCTACTTGGGAGCCAGATGCGGCAGGAAAACAATTTTTATCAACTCTTAGAAGTTTCCGGGATCAAAATTTGCCAGGAAGGACACGGCAAGAATTTCGGTACCCAAGGAATTGGCAATTGAACCTTGATTTGAGAAACCAAGGAAACATGGGAGGTATTCCCATAACAGGTTATCAGTTGGGTTCATTATGGATTGTCGATTCAGATCAAAATAGTCACCCATATTTGCTAGATTGGTATTACACTTCACGTTTCCCCCGCACACTGAACGATTCAGAAGacataccaccaccaccaccaactgaaATGGAGCGTGATAGAGATATTTGGAGACCGTATAATCAGGCCGGTACACAAGCAGGACCAAGATTTGAACAAAACTGGGGTTTCCATCTGGACGAGGAACGGGCGCGCAGTCCTATGGAAGCATCTACTTCAACTCCTTCGTTCCGGGAAAGTGTATTACAACATCACAACACAGGTCATCTTGAACGTCCTGTTGAGAACCACTGGTGGGCCCGAAATGATCCTAATTCTGGTGGCGGAACCCAGGCAAGTTTTCTTGAGCCTCCAGTTTTCAACCATCAAATGTTAGATAACATTCATAAAAACTACTCTGATAGAAGTTCGGAGGAGCAAGAACAACGGTTGGATTGGAGGAATTCTCAATTGTTATCTAGAACGACATGTATTGAAGAAGATGTCGCTGGTGCAGATGAAGATTTTAATCTACCATTCAATGACATATACTATACGGAAGAAACCAAAATGAAATCACAGCACCAGAACCATGAAACTGTGTGA